Part of the Falco biarmicus isolate bFalBia1 chromosome 4, bFalBia1.pri, whole genome shotgun sequence genome, GGATATTTCACTATATGCACAAAACCAGCAGTTAGTCAATGCCAAAATCCCTCCTTTTTACACTGATTTGTTACtaatttgcatataattgtAATATGTTTCTACTATCATGCATGCTCGGGGAGGATTCTTCACTCGGGCAAGGGTCTTTTTGACCTAGGGGTGTAATTTTTAGTATTATGATAAGGGTGGTTCAGTTAAGGATACATGAACTTTTAAGTTTTCTTGCCAAGTTGGTAATGCACACAAAACATCCTCCAAGTATCCTTGACTGTCTCTTCAAAGCCTAATAGTTCCAGAGTGTCCTTGCTCAAAGAATGGCTGTGTACCTTTCTGATTACAGCACAAACTTGTCAACTTAACATGTATAAAGTATATCTTGCACAAAACAATACCATTCTAAATTTTCTGAGTCATCCTTCAACATACTCTTTCAGCATCATAGCAACCTGTTATGACAAAgaaattctcttcttttttccttcttctgggctatttaaaaaaaaaaaaaaaagaaggagggcaggagggggaggatCAAGAAGTCTAACACACAAAAGTCAACCAACTTTAATGGATTGTATAATGATACAAAATATTACAATCTATTAGCAGAGTCCTTAATGGAATGCACCAGCAATGCTACCAAATGCCTTATGTTGTATTACCTTCTTGAATGTGGATCACAGTTCACTACAGTAGCTGGGTTCTGGCTTGTTCTCATTCACTGAAGCATGGTCCCTTCTTGGTGAGGTGATAGCAGCTCTTGATAAGCTGCTGATCCACTGGGCCACCAATCTCTTAAGTTCCATCTGTTTTAGAAGCTGCTTGTTGCTTGGAAAGGTCCATGCTGTAAAAGAGAACACTGTGAAGGATCCATGCTGCTTTTTGGCATGCCTCTTGGAAAGCTTGTCAGTGTGCTCCTGCATGTTTGATTGTTGTACTTCGTTCCTGCAGGGCTGGTCAAGATACATACACTGCCTGGCATCAAAGCCCTACAAAGTAACTTCTTAAAGACAAGGTGTCTTAAGGGTCAAATGGAAGTTCTTGTCCAGagcagaataaaatataaaaatgttttcatgaagGTATTCtagaaggaggggaaaaggcCAGCCTATCTAGAAGTTACTGCAAGTAGCTTTctatcagtttaaaaaataaatgcatgtatttataattttatgcTGAAATTACCCATTTTCTGCTTATACTGTTATAGTTAcctgttttaaaagaacaaagtcCAGAAAGTAACTGATGCACAGGGTCTTAAAAAGCACTGCAGCTGAAAATCTTGTAAATTAGAAGGTGTAGTATACTTTTGTTACACTTCCCATGTGGATGTAGTCCAAAAGTGGTGCTTAATATGACAAAACTGAGTAACTTAAAACAAGTGGTTTGATAAGCAAGATTTCCCTATTTCACTTACTGATTTCATATGCACTTGGCAATGTAAAATATCTTTGAGGCTGCTTGAAACATTTgcttctttgaaaatattatttaaaaggcTATCTAGGGGAATTGGGAAACAGAAATTGCCCTGCTGGAGAAGAACAGCAATCAAAATATTCACTTTTCATTTCCTGTCTCCAGAGTTATTCAAACTCATCTGTTTTAGGGGAAATAAATGCTAGAAAGGACAACTCAACCTAAATTGATTAATAGTGCGATTATGGTATGATCTTAAGTGTGTGAGTATCCCcatatttatttcatcttttctatGTGTTCAAGTGCTTTGTAGGATCTGAGCTTTAAGGGGAAGCCCAGTCATATTTGATCATCAGTCTTAGTAATTATAGAAGATTCGACTCTCTGTAAAACTCCTAAATGGCAGAAAAAATCCTTGTCATAGCCCCCATATGATAGCTGCTTCTAAAACATAAAAAGGGATGCACTGTGCCCTTGACTCTCtagaacagaaattattttcacttacTCATATGTTTTGATAACTTAAATGTCTGTAGCATATGCTTATCTCTAAAAACATCTGGCTGAACCCTGTTCAGAAATCATTTTCACACCTCTAATGCTGTTGTGGTTTTGCAGCCATTACAACTTCATTTGTGttatattttgaagtttttctctTATGTAGGCTAGAAAAATGACAAGCAAAATCACTGTACTAAGAAGCTAAAGTGTGATTGACTCATTGTCCACATTTGATGTAACCTGGTTAAAGCTCCATGTgcaatactttatttttaaaatattgtaaacaCATTGATTTTCTGATCAATGATAGATCATTATATTAGCTTTTTAGTATGAATAGCATATAAAAAAGCAGTTGATGAAAACAGAGCCTTCTGAAATACCAAACTCTCAAGTCACTGACATAGCAACACCTAACAGTTAAAACTCTTAAGAGAAAGATCCAAGAGGTTGATATTCAAccataagcaaagaaaaatatacctTGAAATATCAGAGTTTATtctaaatgtaataaaaattcaCATGCTACTTGTAAATATTCTGTATCACAGACCTCAGTGATTTTGTGTTATTTATAGAGATACACAACTAGGCTAGTGAAAGATGTGACCAAGACTGGGTTTAAATGACTGAGATACCTTGTGTAAAGTACAGtcaagaaatatttccaaagaacCAGTGCCAATTTCTAACCTCTAGTTCACTTCAAAAAATTAGTTTATGAGCCTGCTAGCTTAGTCCCTCAGCTTTTGTGTGGCTTTGGGCCCTATAGTACAAAACTATGCTTTTACATTCAGAAAATAAGAGAACGCTTTTCCCACCGAATCCCACATTAGCATATCTAGGTATCTAGTTTCATACATCCTTTTAATTTACCTACAAATACCCAAATGTATGAGCAAATACAAGCTTTGGTACATATGTACTCTGTGATTTTTGCAGCTGCCTTAGAGCCAGTATCCAGGACAAATTCTGCAGGCTTTCATCAAAGATTGGATTTAACAAAAGTCAATTCCACTTTTTCGCTAGACACAACTTACAATGCAGCAGAAACTTCCTGCTCTCCAGTAGATTGTGTGTAGGTGGAGCTAGCTCGTTCAGCTGTGTCAACATAGAAAACAGGACAGTATTTAGAGAAGTGGAATGcaatctgctttctgaaaaagctATGAAGATACTTCCTAAATTTTTCTCCGGCAAAGGCATAAATGACAGGGTTGATACAACAGTGGATCATTGATATTGTTTCTGTCACTTGGGTTGCTTTGTGCAGCTGACCACTGCCTTCACAAGTAGTGATGGAAAATGCACCTTGAAAATCACGCAAGAGAATGCAAATGTTATATGgtgcccagaaaaaaaagtaggcaATCATTATGATAAAAATAAGCCTGACTGCTTTATGTTTCTTCTCATTCCTACATTGCAGTAATGTTTTTATAATTTGTGTGTAGCTGCAGATCATAATTAACATAGGAATAACAAGTCCCAGGATGTTCATTTTTAAGGTCAAGAATTGCTTCCATACATTTCTCTGCTCTGACGGATAATGAGCACTGCAGGTATAACgtgaattttccttttgagtTTTGTGAAATACTATCCCAGGGACAGAAGCAAAAATAGCAACAGCCCAAGTGACAACACTAGTGAGGATGCCATAGGTAACTGTCCTAGCTTTTAAGGCAAACACTGCATGCACTATGGCCAGGTACCTGTCTAGGGTCAACAGGATTATGAAAAAGATGCCGCTGTAGAAGCCAAGGAGGTAGACGCCTGAGAGAATTCT contains:
- the LOC130148423 gene encoding C-C chemokine receptor type 5-like; this translates as MENHTTDLADWSLTTEFDYGDSAPCMGTEEKHFAANLLPPLYSLVVIFGLIGNMLVVLILVKYKRLKSMTDIYLLNLAISDLLFIFSLPFWAYYAVHDWIFGEALCRILSGVYLLGFYSGIFFIILLTLDRYLAIVHAVFALKARTVTYGILTSVVTWAVAIFASVPGIVFHKTQKENSRYTCSAHYPSEQRNVWKQFLTLKMNILGLVIPMLIMICSYTQIIKTLLQCRNEKKHKAVRLIFIIMIAYFFFWAPYNICILLRDFQGAFSITTCEGSGQLHKATQVTETISMIHCCINPVIYAFAGEKFRKYLHSFFRKQIAFHFSKYCPVFYVDTAERASSTYTQSTGEQEVSAAL